The following proteins are encoded in a genomic region of Rhodopirellula islandica:
- a CDS encoding coiled-coil domain-containing protein, translated as MNTWIGIPFLSAFMFVMGGILVGHLLWYRDRSRDVNAIKDAEKKYAKAKAVARSRKHHFLGLQGDVDSLQSSRDELQAENDQLRQWLKDQKQLTQGAETELGHLRAEHSRFELATQDAEKARDAVHESLQQAEQEIESLRSALADNETRFEESAAKMRELAETANATGDELANREKQQEFLKQANEQLKTQNEELQSQIEVTRGEVFAANEALSSLQQQQTTLQSEQQHTHSQFQQIQADLIAANEEIDSLTQANESLIQRIEESITQRDAAILQRDQFAAERENVANDYDETGLRFAELQTEYEHLRSQHEAAIQAATRHEATVQTVREELEARTEEVSELKTARTQLQSTLQEHELKLQALQGEREELAEELDERTLRIQEAIDGRVIAETALSELEKRLDLTFEDLNSKLEDTASQLASTETSLTETQSRLTSTEAKLSTTESELKQTQTELGSVQANWSDSQSLLAESESKLSSAHQKLTAAESQLEQTQAELTTTTSRLETTESSLAAAIVQRDRHETTLQEIHASTEQLRNEAKQLEATIESKDKAIEQLRTDLQEQQSAVTRHRAEIERLESVRPEFEKLKQTVAERTHETTRLNQQFKQQQQRETQLQKEVDERNQQVQSLRRSQEQFEARINEQTSLVQRLTQELKSTKDSLQTARQHEPRVATMQAQVTDLTAELKRVSGELDQSLDANAEMQERMRVLEGKLHESAAIMRDLRRKRAHVPVLDSNENQRRAA; from the coding sequence ATGAATACTTGGATCGGTATCCCATTTCTGTCCGCCTTTATGTTTGTCATGGGAGGCATTCTGGTTGGGCATTTGCTCTGGTATCGCGACCGCAGTCGCGACGTGAACGCCATCAAAGATGCAGAGAAAAAGTACGCGAAAGCCAAAGCGGTGGCTCGCAGTCGCAAGCATCACTTCCTGGGCCTGCAAGGCGACGTCGATTCGCTGCAATCCAGCCGTGACGAGCTGCAGGCCGAAAACGATCAACTGCGTCAATGGTTGAAAGACCAAAAGCAATTGACCCAGGGTGCCGAAACCGAACTGGGGCATCTGCGAGCCGAACACAGCCGCTTTGAGTTGGCCACCCAAGACGCCGAAAAAGCTCGCGATGCGGTCCACGAATCGCTGCAACAAGCCGAGCAAGAAATCGAGTCGCTGCGTTCTGCTCTGGCAGACAACGAAACTCGATTCGAAGAATCGGCTGCCAAGATGCGTGAGCTCGCCGAAACCGCCAATGCCACCGGCGACGAGTTGGCCAACCGTGAGAAGCAACAGGAATTCCTGAAGCAAGCCAACGAGCAACTGAAAACGCAAAACGAAGAACTGCAAAGTCAGATTGAAGTGACCCGCGGCGAAGTCTTTGCGGCCAACGAAGCACTCAGCTCGCTGCAGCAACAACAAACCACGTTGCAATCCGAACAACAGCACACCCACAGCCAGTTCCAGCAAATCCAAGCGGACCTGATCGCAGCCAATGAAGAAATCGATTCGCTGACCCAAGCCAACGAATCGCTGATTCAACGCATCGAAGAATCGATCACCCAACGCGACGCCGCGATTCTGCAACGCGATCAATTTGCAGCGGAACGCGAAAACGTTGCCAACGATTACGACGAAACCGGACTGCGATTCGCCGAACTGCAAACTGAATACGAACACCTTCGATCCCAACACGAAGCTGCGATCCAGGCGGCAACTCGTCACGAAGCAACCGTTCAAACGGTCCGCGAAGAATTGGAAGCTCGCACCGAAGAGGTCAGCGAACTCAAAACGGCTCGCACCCAACTGCAATCCACGCTTCAAGAACACGAACTGAAATTGCAAGCGTTGCAAGGCGAACGCGAAGAACTGGCGGAAGAACTCGACGAGCGAACGCTTCGCATTCAAGAGGCAATTGACGGCCGCGTGATCGCCGAAACGGCGTTGTCCGAGCTCGAAAAACGACTGGACCTGACCTTTGAAGACCTGAATTCCAAACTGGAAGACACGGCCTCGCAACTCGCCAGCACCGAAACCAGTCTGACCGAAACTCAGTCGCGGTTGACGTCCACCGAGGCCAAACTTTCCACCACCGAATCGGAACTGAAACAAACCCAAACGGAATTGGGTTCTGTTCAAGCCAATTGGAGCGACAGTCAATCTCTGCTGGCGGAATCGGAATCCAAGCTTTCGTCGGCCCATCAAAAGCTGACCGCTGCCGAATCGCAACTCGAGCAAACCCAAGCCGAATTGACGACGACGACATCGCGATTGGAAACCACCGAATCGTCACTGGCGGCTGCCATCGTTCAACGCGATCGACACGAGACAACGCTGCAGGAAATTCACGCTTCGACGGAACAACTGCGAAATGAAGCCAAGCAGCTCGAAGCTACCATCGAGTCCAAGGACAAAGCGATCGAGCAACTGCGAACGGACCTGCAAGAACAGCAAAGTGCTGTGACGCGTCACCGGGCGGAAATTGAACGTCTGGAATCCGTGCGTCCCGAGTTTGAAAAACTGAAGCAAACCGTAGCGGAACGCACCCACGAAACCACACGTTTGAATCAACAGTTCAAACAGCAGCAGCAACGCGAAACGCAGTTGCAAAAGGAAGTCGACGAACGCAACCAACAGGTGCAATCGCTGCGTCGTTCCCAAGAACAATTCGAAGCTCGGATCAATGAGCAAACCTCGCTGGTGCAACGCTTGACGCAAGAACTGAAGTCCACCAAGGACTCACTGCAAACCGCTCGCCAGCACGAACCCCGTGTGGCGACCATGCAGGCTCAGGTCACCGATTTGACCGCGGAACTCAAACGGGTTTCCGGCGAACTCGACCAAAGCCTCGATGCCAACGCCGAAATGCAAGAACGCATGCGAGTGCTCGAAGGCAAGTTGCACGAGAGTGCGGCGATCATGCGAGACCTCCGTCGCAAACGGGCTCACGTTCCTGTCTTGGATTCGAACGAAAACCAACGCCGCGCCGCCTAG
- a CDS encoding glycoside hydrolase family 10, with the protein MGQMHFDVPDAANEFFESTRWEDAYLCGIEGVPWQSRNVYSNGRFTLTRGVDTSAKLFLTCPIPSIGYRQLSTCSLRCLANPHRLFVELARGSCYRVRVQADVWQRGGLVLSDRFDDLLTRGTKRFLDASQCAPESPSCVEAAMEAIEALELASNELGDLFASQSVAYRRSRENRLCTMLAVGVLPPLPATEVTPDIQSGRAGNSIDEQTTITRAFNAAAVRINWGEIETDSGRPNYEPVDEALTACSQMGLRVIGGPVIDYRKGLLPDWLTLLDDDFDKLMSTTISFVEKTVEHFRGRVNLWNAASGLNVAGPLGFDDEQVMRFSIGILQTIRRCDPNTPVLMSLDQPCGEYLARDEQGISPLHFADALLRSGLGLAGIGLNFRFGFEEGDTHPRSAVEFGQIIDRWATLNAPLMVQLSVAGAPGKDASARLPIQTRPLSPDISDDPDAWAKAQFEFVQPLIQTLLSKQIVHAVVWDGWSDQHAHLTPHAGVIDAKGRPRPMLAYLTKIREEMLM; encoded by the coding sequence ATGGGGCAAATGCATTTTGATGTCCCTGACGCAGCGAACGAGTTCTTTGAATCGACTCGTTGGGAAGATGCGTATCTGTGCGGCATCGAAGGTGTGCCGTGGCAGTCTCGGAACGTTTATTCCAACGGACGCTTCACCCTGACCCGTGGTGTCGACACGTCCGCCAAACTGTTCCTGACTTGCCCGATTCCCTCGATCGGCTACCGCCAACTCAGCACCTGCAGCCTGCGTTGCCTGGCCAACCCCCACCGACTGTTTGTCGAATTGGCGCGAGGAAGCTGCTACCGCGTGCGAGTGCAAGCCGATGTGTGGCAGCGCGGCGGGTTGGTGCTCAGCGATCGCTTCGACGATTTGCTGACACGAGGCACCAAGCGGTTCTTGGATGCCAGCCAGTGTGCCCCCGAAAGCCCCTCGTGCGTCGAAGCGGCGATGGAGGCCATTGAGGCGTTGGAGCTGGCGTCGAATGAACTCGGCGATTTGTTCGCGAGTCAGTCCGTCGCGTATCGGCGCAGTCGTGAAAACCGGTTGTGCACGATGTTGGCCGTCGGAGTCTTGCCGCCACTGCCCGCCACCGAAGTCACGCCCGACATCCAGTCGGGTCGCGCGGGCAATTCGATCGATGAACAAACCACGATCACGCGTGCGTTCAATGCCGCCGCGGTTCGGATCAATTGGGGCGAGATCGAAACGGATTCCGGGCGTCCCAATTACGAACCCGTCGACGAAGCCCTGACGGCGTGTTCTCAAATGGGACTGCGTGTGATCGGTGGCCCCGTGATTGATTACCGCAAAGGGTTGCTCCCGGATTGGTTGACGCTGTTGGACGATGACTTTGACAAACTGATGTCGACGACGATCAGCTTTGTCGAAAAAACGGTCGAGCATTTTCGCGGTCGCGTGAACCTTTGGAACGCCGCCTCGGGGTTGAACGTGGCCGGCCCGCTGGGGTTCGATGACGAACAAGTCATGCGGTTCTCCATCGGGATCCTGCAAACCATCCGCCGCTGCGATCCCAACACGCCCGTGTTGATGTCGTTGGATCAGCCCTGCGGCGAATACCTGGCTCGGGATGAGCAGGGAATCAGCCCGCTGCATTTCGCCGACGCTCTGCTACGAAGTGGCTTGGGGCTGGCCGGAATCGGCTTGAATTTCCGATTCGGTTTCGAAGAAGGTGACACGCATCCACGATCGGCGGTCGAGTTCGGCCAAATCATTGACCGCTGGGCGACACTGAATGCTCCCCTGATGGTGCAGCTGTCGGTGGCCGGTGCACCCGGCAAAGACGCGTCAGCACGATTGCCCATCCAAACGCGTCCGCTGTCGCCAGACATCAGTGATGACCCCGATGCCTGGGCCAAAGCTCAATTTGAATTTGTGCAGCCACTGATCCAAACGTTGCTATCCAAGCAAATCGTTCACGCGGTGGTGTGGGATGGATGGTCAGACCAACACGCTCACCTGACCCCGCACGCGGGCGTGATCGACGCCAAAGGCCGCCCACGTCCCATGCTGGCCTACCTCACCAAAATTCGCGAAGAAATGCTGATGTGA
- a CDS encoding DEAD/DEAH box helicase, translating to MDWIAEDQLGSLGLLMGEAVERLVDSHDQGFDSRAAMLTVKTPTLTQGDNGVRFDFQVVGNREKQQTVALEIVPQVDEDDPGGVGELTSECQCGCVAFLRDQSCPHTLAAAWWLQEQIARRSGNGQLIEFLGGLKADAVAAGKQFVDELLRRAKNSRPPLAEDAEPTRLQWRVRVNMASQTAPLTITPFEQKQRKGGKGWTKGREVRSFDLLDQNLLTDPLDSKIASLTSVPTHGVHDDNYAIFEALRMLAGHENVAWDDQNALPVEIFCSQLLLTLQPVEVEKSNKPKASKSQSDSEAPAKKTPAKKAKKRSGKSANELLDNVTTTLTMPESEPEPVRSVAPTDTMIVDDLIADDEKVEVQFQPRLSVDGIDIDVQKCETVVGGLSPVEPAIILADAEDDRIVLCTLADPAAIGIIQFLLRGDYRDTLLDHATASRLALAAGSIDSLIRVELPPQLAGPIVPAPCELVLQMRPRPGAGLKVSLRVHESRLRDSLVPGDAPELVPCLAETGPIRLQRDLKAELETAEKTIQRFGLNRLSHESTMEWVALTDHAALDLLGRLHDAGDEAPRIVWPEGETFRVRGEITPKSLRIKIDDSPDWFGMTGTVTVDGVDVPLQDLLTAVREDRQLVRVGDRRFAKISEAFRKRLTQLGDTLVSEKGQLRLAGAAVPLARDVLGDDVTLETTATWHQAIERLDSLQDWAPDRPEGLDATLRDYQLDGYRWLARLSRWGVGGVLADDMGLGKTVQTLGILVERGPTGPALVVAPTSVGENWVREAEKFTPALTGKLYRDCDRDEVIKTSGPNDLLIVSYQLLQRDAKRFASRAWHTLVLDEAQFIKNSQTKTSQAIRTLQADWRLGLSGTPLENHLGELWSLFRTLSPGLLGSWQRFRSRFAEPIERHNDADRRESLARLVRPFVLRRTKDKVLKELPPRTEITLRAELSAPERKLYEDARLAALAELTAGGGAPSHEGRRRIQTLSWLTRLRQLACHPSLVEPSWKGTSSKLQLFLSLVEELREGDHRALVFSQFVKHLSVVRAALDERGISYQYLDGATPSHERQRRVDAFQNGEGDLFLISLKAGGTGLNLTAADYVLHLDPWWNPAVEDQATDRAHRIGQERAVTVYRLVAERTIEEQILQLHADKRELVAGILDGTDAAAKLQTQDLIDLIKAEMS from the coding sequence ATGGACTGGATCGCGGAAGACCAACTCGGATCGCTCGGATTGCTGATGGGCGAGGCGGTGGAGCGTCTCGTCGATTCACACGATCAGGGTTTCGATTCCCGTGCAGCCATGCTGACGGTGAAGACTCCCACCCTGACCCAGGGCGACAACGGCGTTCGCTTTGATTTCCAGGTGGTAGGCAATCGAGAAAAGCAACAAACCGTTGCTCTCGAGATCGTTCCCCAAGTCGACGAGGACGATCCGGGAGGGGTCGGGGAATTGACCAGCGAGTGCCAATGCGGATGCGTGGCGTTCCTGCGAGACCAATCGTGCCCGCACACGTTGGCCGCGGCCTGGTGGTTGCAAGAACAAATCGCTCGGCGAAGCGGCAACGGCCAACTGATCGAATTCCTCGGTGGCCTGAAAGCCGATGCGGTCGCAGCCGGCAAGCAGTTCGTCGATGAACTGTTGCGACGAGCCAAAAATTCGCGGCCCCCATTGGCCGAAGACGCCGAGCCGACCCGATTGCAGTGGCGGGTTCGCGTCAACATGGCATCGCAAACGGCTCCGCTGACGATCACGCCGTTCGAACAGAAACAACGCAAAGGCGGCAAGGGTTGGACCAAGGGCCGCGAGGTCCGTAGCTTCGACCTGCTCGATCAGAACCTGCTGACCGATCCTCTGGACAGCAAAATCGCGTCGTTGACGTCGGTGCCCACCCACGGCGTTCACGATGACAACTACGCCATCTTCGAAGCCCTGCGGATGCTGGCAGGCCACGAGAACGTCGCGTGGGACGATCAAAACGCGTTGCCGGTGGAAATCTTCTGCAGCCAACTGCTGTTGACGCTGCAGCCGGTCGAAGTCGAAAAGTCCAACAAACCCAAAGCATCCAAGAGCCAATCGGACAGCGAAGCCCCGGCGAAGAAAACGCCTGCCAAAAAAGCAAAGAAGCGCTCGGGCAAATCGGCCAACGAACTGCTGGACAACGTGACCACCACGCTGACCATGCCAGAATCCGAACCGGAGCCCGTCCGCAGCGTTGCCCCGACTGACACCATGATCGTTGACGACCTGATCGCGGACGATGAAAAGGTCGAGGTTCAGTTTCAACCACGATTGTCGGTCGACGGAATCGACATCGATGTGCAGAAATGCGAAACCGTGGTCGGCGGATTGAGCCCGGTGGAACCGGCGATCATTTTGGCCGATGCCGAGGACGACCGAATCGTGCTGTGCACGCTGGCGGACCCGGCTGCGATTGGAATCATTCAGTTCTTGCTTCGCGGTGACTACCGCGACACGTTGCTCGATCACGCCACGGCATCGCGTTTGGCGCTGGCCGCAGGTTCGATCGATTCGCTGATCCGAGTGGAATTGCCTCCGCAACTGGCTGGCCCCATTGTGCCGGCACCGTGTGAGTTGGTGCTGCAAATGCGTCCTCGTCCCGGTGCGGGATTGAAGGTTTCACTGCGGGTGCACGAATCCCGACTGCGTGATTCGTTGGTGCCCGGGGACGCTCCCGAGTTGGTGCCGTGCTTGGCCGAAACCGGTCCGATCCGTCTGCAACGCGACTTGAAAGCCGAACTCGAAACCGCTGAAAAAACGATCCAACGTTTTGGGCTCAACCGACTGTCTCACGAGAGCACGATGGAGTGGGTCGCCCTGACCGATCACGCCGCCTTGGATTTGCTAGGTCGTTTGCACGATGCTGGCGATGAAGCCCCACGGATTGTTTGGCCCGAAGGCGAAACGTTCCGCGTGCGTGGCGAGATCACGCCGAAATCGTTGCGAATCAAAATCGATGACTCGCCGGATTGGTTCGGCATGACCGGCACCGTGACCGTCGACGGTGTCGACGTGCCGCTGCAAGATTTGTTGACTGCCGTCCGCGAAGATCGGCAACTCGTTCGAGTTGGCGATCGCCGATTTGCAAAAATCAGCGAAGCGTTCCGCAAGCGTCTGACGCAGTTGGGCGACACGCTGGTCAGCGAAAAGGGGCAACTGCGTTTGGCGGGTGCCGCCGTGCCGTTGGCTCGAGACGTGCTGGGCGACGACGTGACGCTGGAAACGACCGCAACCTGGCACCAAGCGATTGAACGACTTGATTCGCTTCAGGATTGGGCACCCGATCGCCCCGAAGGCTTGGACGCCACCCTGCGTGATTATCAGTTGGATGGTTACCGGTGGCTCGCTCGCCTGAGTCGCTGGGGAGTCGGCGGCGTCCTGGCCGACGACATGGGTCTGGGGAAAACGGTCCAGACGCTGGGCATCTTGGTGGAACGTGGCCCCACGGGTCCCGCGTTGGTCGTGGCACCGACCAGTGTCGGTGAAAACTGGGTGCGAGAAGCCGAGAAGTTCACGCCCGCGTTGACCGGCAAACTCTACCGTGATTGCGACCGCGACGAAGTCATCAAAACCTCAGGGCCCAACGACCTGTTGATCGTCAGCTATCAACTGCTGCAACGCGATGCAAAACGATTTGCTTCGCGTGCTTGGCACACGCTGGTGCTCGACGAAGCTCAGTTCATCAAGAATTCGCAGACCAAGACATCCCAAGCGATCCGAACGCTCCAAGCCGATTGGCGTCTGGGACTGTCCGGCACGCCGCTGGAAAATCACCTGGGCGAATTGTGGAGTCTGTTCCGGACACTGAGCCCCGGGTTGCTCGGTTCTTGGCAACGATTCCGAAGTCGTTTCGCGGAACCGATCGAGCGCCACAACGACGCGGATCGCCGCGAATCGCTCGCTCGCTTGGTGCGTCCGTTTGTGCTGCGTCGAACCAAAGACAAGGTGCTGAAAGAATTGCCACCGCGCACCGAGATCACGCTTCGTGCGGAATTGTCCGCTCCCGAACGCAAACTCTACGAAGACGCTCGCTTGGCTGCTCTGGCGGAACTCACCGCCGGTGGTGGTGCTCCATCGCACGAAGGTCGACGCCGTATTCAGACGCTGTCGTGGCTGACCCGACTGCGCCAACTCGCCTGTCACCCCTCCCTGGTTGAACCCAGCTGGAAGGGCACTTCGTCCAAGCTGCAACTGTTCTTGTCGCTGGTGGAAGAACTTCGTGAAGGCGATCACCGGGCACTCGTGTTCAGCCAATTCGTCAAACACCTCAGTGTCGTGCGAGCAGCCCTGGACGAACGTGGGATCTCCTACCAGTACCTCGACGGGGCCACGCCATCACACGAACGGCAACGCCGCGTCGATGCGTTCCAAAATGGCGAAGGCGATCTGTTCTTGATCTCGCTGAAAGCCGGTGGAACGGGCCTGAACTTGACCGCCGCGGATTACGTGTTGCACCTCGACCCATGGTGGAACCCTGCGGTGGAAGACCAAGCGACTGACCGGGCTCACCGCATCGGACAAGAACGCGCGGTCACCGTCTATCGCTTGGTCGCCGAGCGAACGATCGAGGAACAAATCCTTCAGCTCCACGCCGACAAACGCGAATTGGTGGCGGGCATTTTGGATGGCACCGATGCGGCTGCGAAATTGCAAACCCAGGATTTGATCGATCTGATCAAAGCCGAAATGAGCTGA
- a CDS encoding cysteine hydrolase family protein: protein MNEFAPHEEHPDPLREIYHESFVDNPAHGEFLVGRHTALLCIDLQYLDAAPGCGVFAEGNNHGVSDESQKYYFDRLSETVLPNVRRLQEAFRRRNLEVIHTRIQSLTQDGRDRGKGHKRLDLLAAPGSHEAEFLTEVAPLPERDEIVINKTASGVFSSTNLHYVLKNMGIESLFVVGVYTNECVETTVRDACDLGYLVTLVDDCCATVTPELHNATLATLRDRYARVMTIGEVIETVVNLIPAKTDG from the coding sequence ATGAACGAATTTGCACCGCACGAAGAACACCCCGATCCACTTCGCGAAATCTACCACGAATCATTTGTCGACAACCCTGCCCACGGCGAGTTTTTGGTGGGGCGGCACACGGCGTTGCTGTGCATCGACTTGCAGTATCTCGACGCGGCTCCGGGGTGCGGTGTCTTTGCCGAAGGAAACAACCACGGCGTTTCAGACGAGAGCCAGAAGTACTACTTCGATCGGCTGAGTGAAACGGTGTTGCCCAACGTGCGGCGGCTGCAAGAAGCGTTTCGGCGTCGCAACCTCGAGGTCATCCACACTCGCATTCAGTCGCTCACTCAGGACGGACGAGATCGTGGCAAAGGTCACAAACGCTTGGATCTGTTGGCGGCCCCCGGTTCGCATGAGGCCGAGTTCTTGACGGAAGTTGCGCCGTTGCCCGAACGCGACGAAATCGTCATCAACAAAACCGCCAGTGGCGTGTTCAGTTCCACGAACCTGCATTACGTGCTCAAGAACATGGGCATCGAATCCCTGTTTGTGGTCGGTGTCTACACCAACGAATGTGTCGAAACGACCGTTCGGGACGCATGCGATTTGGGATACCTCGTGACCCTGGTCGACGATTGCTGTGCGACCGTGACGCCGGAGCTGCACAACGCGACGCTGGCCACGCTTCGCGACCGATACGCGCGAGTCATGACGATCGGCGAAGTCATCGAAACGGTCGTGAATCTGATCCCCGCCAAGACCGACGGCTGA
- a CDS encoding Zn-dependent hydrolase — MQVNLERIKADILELSQIGRNSEDHGIYRMAFTDADIEGKRWLIDRIQAAGLPNAMDGAANISATLAGKTDLPRVLVGSHIDTVPCAGALDGTLGVVAGLECLRCLKESGVQLERTIELIAFSDEEGRFGGMFGSQSVCGQINPEMIATMTDMNGVPLQDEMARHGYDPVAALDAARDPEALHCYLEMHIEQGPVLDRLQKSVGVVDQITGLFTWSVRLKGEANHAGTTPMDMRHDAFMGLADFAHEIPRILEENGSDRSRATIGKAQILPGATNTVPGLVEFALDVRDTSMEVLEELADAFRKALSAIARRRSLMFEFEQKSLISPVTCGVSIVKAIQQQTEKLQLEYEIMPSGAAHDAQIMGRMIPVGMIFVPSKSGQSHSPAEWTAWQDIEAGANVLLHSLAEMAGPSAE; from the coding sequence ATGCAAGTGAATCTGGAACGGATCAAAGCCGATATCCTGGAACTCTCGCAGATCGGCCGGAATTCAGAAGACCATGGCATCTACCGGATGGCGTTCACGGACGCCGACATCGAGGGCAAACGTTGGCTGATCGACCGGATCCAGGCCGCGGGATTGCCAAACGCGATGGATGGGGCCGCGAATATTTCGGCGACCCTCGCTGGAAAAACCGATTTGCCGCGAGTCTTGGTGGGGTCTCATATCGACACCGTTCCTTGTGCCGGGGCATTGGATGGGACGCTGGGCGTGGTCGCAGGTTTGGAATGCCTGCGTTGCTTGAAGGAATCCGGTGTCCAGCTCGAACGCACGATCGAACTGATTGCTTTCAGTGACGAGGAAGGTCGCTTCGGCGGGATGTTCGGATCGCAATCTGTCTGCGGCCAAATCAACCCGGAAATGATCGCGACGATGACCGACATGAATGGCGTTCCGTTGCAGGATGAAATGGCTCGCCATGGTTACGACCCCGTCGCGGCGTTGGATGCGGCGAGAGATCCAGAGGCCCTGCACTGCTACTTGGAAATGCACATCGAGCAAGGGCCCGTGCTGGATCGGCTGCAGAAATCCGTGGGGGTCGTCGACCAAATCACGGGACTGTTCACCTGGTCCGTGCGGCTCAAAGGCGAAGCCAACCACGCAGGAACCACGCCAATGGACATGCGGCACGATGCGTTCATGGGGTTGGCCGATTTCGCGCATGAGATCCCACGAATTTTGGAAGAGAACGGCAGCGACCGAAGTCGGGCAACGATCGGGAAAGCTCAGATTCTTCCTGGGGCCACCAACACGGTGCCCGGCTTGGTGGAATTCGCCTTGGACGTGCGTGACACCTCCATGGAGGTGCTGGAGGAGCTGGCCGATGCATTTCGGAAGGCGCTCTCGGCAATCGCTCGTCGGCGAAGTTTGATGTTCGAGTTTGAACAGAAGAGCTTGATCAGTCCGGTCACGTGTGGCGTTTCGATCGTGAAGGCAATTCAGCAGCAGACCGAGAAATTGCAACTTGAGTATGAAATCATGCCCAGTGGGGCTGCCCACGACGCCCAAATCATGGGAAGAATGATTCCCGTGGGGATGATCTTTGTCCCCAGCAAGTCTGGGCAAAGTCACTCGCCCGCGGAATGGACCGCCTGGCAGGACATCGAGGCCGGAGCCAATGTGCTGCTCCACTCGCTCGCTGAAATGGCTGGGCCATCTGCCGAGTAG